The Nitrospira sp. genome window below encodes:
- a CDS encoding DUF502 domain-containing protein: MTGLIVLVPAWVTFLILSTLFTILDGVVGRYMSDPVPGLGLLLLVILLAVVGLIGDHVIGQGLLVRLEQRIERIPLVQSIYLTLKGMTDVLNFRSRFGSSKVVAFPFPRDGCWALGFVMGMAPSSLQVEPSSTLFMVFVPTAIHPLTGFLAFIPEQVLRPINLPVEDAMKMEFSAGFYRPKRGWLDASQSLHS, from the coding sequence GTGACAGGTCTCATCGTCTTGGTCCCGGCCTGGGTCACATTCTTGATTCTCTCGACTCTGTTCACCATCCTTGACGGGGTCGTCGGCCGATACATGTCGGACCCAGTCCCAGGTCTGGGCCTACTGCTATTGGTCATCCTTCTCGCTGTTGTTGGCCTCATCGGCGATCATGTCATCGGGCAAGGCCTGTTAGTAAGGCTGGAACAGCGCATTGAACGGATCCCACTCGTGCAGAGCATCTACCTCACGCTGAAAGGCATGACCGATGTTTTAAACTTCCGGTCTCGCTTTGGTAGCAGCAAAGTGGTGGCCTTTCCATTCCCGCGCGATGGATGCTGGGCATTGGGTTTCGTGATGGGGATGGCGCCTTCATCCCTCCAGGTCGAACCATCCAGCACCCTCTTCATGGTGTTCGTCCCGACCGCCATCCACCCCCTTACAGGATTTCTTGCCTTTATCCCGGAGCAGGTCCTCCGCCCGATCAATCTCCCTGTTGAGGATGCGATGAAAATGGAGTTTTCAGCCGGATTCTATAGACCCAAGCGCGGATGGCTTGACGCATCTCAATCCCTCCACTCGTGA